From one Butyricimonas faecihominis genomic stretch:
- a CDS encoding superoxide dismutase — translation MKTKQAFKKIWIVALLVTTSGALWAQQQTTKEKFSLPPLPYETNALAPVISETTIKLHHGKHLKTYIDNLNKLIMGTPFENCDLETIVKNSTGAIFNNAAQALNHIIYFNSFSPKAEHTPSGALLAAIEKEWGSFDNFKKEFSAAATSLFGSGWVWLAKDKKGKLYIFSESNAGNPITKGYTPIVGIDVWEHAYYLDYQNRRPEHIEKLWTIIDWRTVGVRYK, via the coding sequence ATGAAAACAAAACAAGCATTCAAAAAGATATGGATAGTTGCCCTTCTCGTCACGACAAGCGGGGCATTGTGGGCTCAACAACAAACAACAAAAGAGAAATTTTCCCTCCCGCCTTTACCTTACGAAACAAATGCCCTCGCACCTGTTATCAGTGAAACCACCATAAAACTACATCATGGTAAACATCTGAAAACCTACATTGATAACCTGAATAAATTGATCATGGGGACACCATTCGAGAATTGTGATCTTGAAACCATCGTCAAGAACTCCACCGGAGCGATATTTAACAACGCAGCACAAGCGCTGAACCATATTATCTATTTCAATTCGTTCTCTCCGAAAGCAGAACATACCCCATCAGGAGCGCTACTTGCTGCCATAGAAAAAGAATGGGGTTCATTCGATAATTTCAAAAAGGAGTTCTCGGCTGCCGCCACCTCGTTATTCGGGTCCGGATGGGTATGGCTCGCAAAGGACAAAAAAGGGAAACTATACATTTTCTCCGAGAGCAACGCCGGGAACCCAATTACCAAAGGTTACACTCCGATAGTAGGGATCGACGTTTGGGAACACGCTTATTACCTTGATTACCAGAATCGCCGTCCGGAACACATCGAAAAATTATGGACAATTATAGACTGGAGAACCGTCGGGGTCCGTTACAAATAA
- a CDS encoding DEAD/DEAH box helicase, which translates to MRFDELELEDSLLQGLDAMNFQETTPIQELTIPVILEGKDLIACAQTGTGKTAAYTLPILNRLIKEENRSDTVKAVIMAPTRELAQQIDVQFEGFSYFLPVSTVVVYGGGDGSLWDQQKKALRLGADVAIATPGRLIAHLQHSDVDLSQVKYFILDEADRMLDMGFFDDIMQIVNKLPKDRQTILFSATMPPKIRQLAQNVLRDPVEINVAVSKPNEAIMQAAYICHESQKMGIIEELFSKPVLHKTLIFASSKQKVKDLAFTLKRKKFNVAAMHSDLEQSERESVMMDFKNNKIDILVATDIVSRGIDIDEIGLVINFDVPHDPEDYIHRIGRTARASAEGVALTFVSGAEQGKFHRIEQFIEETIYKIPLPAYLGPAPEYNPKAFEHGSSKGRGRKPSGRSFVKKKNHAKREGGSN; encoded by the coding sequence ATGAGATTTGACGAGCTGGAACTAGAGGATTCATTGTTGCAAGGATTAGATGCCATGAATTTTCAGGAAACAACCCCTATACAAGAATTAACGATCCCTGTTATCTTAGAGGGAAAAGATTTAATCGCCTGCGCACAGACAGGCACTGGAAAAACAGCCGCTTACACCCTTCCGATTTTAAATCGATTAATCAAAGAAGAGAACCGATCGGATACGGTAAAAGCTGTGATCATGGCTCCCACCCGGGAATTAGCCCAACAAATAGATGTACAATTCGAGGGATTTTCTTATTTTCTCCCTGTTTCGACAGTAGTCGTCTATGGGGGTGGTGACGGAAGTTTATGGGATCAACAGAAAAAAGCATTGCGTCTGGGTGCGGATGTTGCCATCGCAACACCGGGACGGTTGATCGCGCATCTGCAACATAGCGATGTGGACCTTTCGCAAGTAAAATACTTTATCCTTGACGAGGCCGACCGGATGCTGGATATGGGATTTTTTGACGACATCATGCAAATCGTGAACAAACTGCCCAAAGACCGACAAACCATACTCTTCTCGGCCACGATGCCCCCGAAGATACGGCAGTTAGCCCAAAACGTACTTCGAGACCCGGTAGAAATCAACGTGGCGGTATCCAAACCCAACGAAGCCATCATGCAAGCCGCCTACATCTGCCACGAAAGCCAGAAAATGGGTATCATTGAAGAGCTTTTCAGCAAACCGGTCTTACACAAAACGCTAATCTTCGCCTCTTCCAAACAAAAAGTAAAAGACCTCGCCTTCACCTTAAAACGTAAAAAATTCAATGTAGCAGCCATGCACTCCGACTTGGAGCAGTCAGAACGGGAATCTGTTATGATGGATTTTAAAAATAATAAAATAGATATACTCGTTGCCACCGACATCGTATCCCGTGGTATAGATATTGATGAGATTGGATTGGTAATCAACTTTGACGTTCCCCATGATCCGGAAGATTATATTCACCGTATCGGACGAACAGCGAGAGCCAGCGCAGAAGGTGTTGCCTTGACCTTTGTCTCCGGGGCGGAACAAGGAAAGTTTCATCGCATAGAGCAATTTATTGAAGAAACGATTTACAAGATACCGCTCCCCGCCTACTTGGGACCGGCACCGGAATACAATCCGAAAGCATTCGAACATGGCTCGTCAAAAGGCAGAGGACGAAAACCTAGTGGCCGTTCTTTCGTAAAAAAGAAAAACCACGCCAAGCGAGAAGGAGGCTCAAACTAG
- a CDS encoding alanine/glycine:cation symporter family protein — MENLNNWIIVTNDFIWTYILIALLICIGIYFTFKSRFVQFRNIREMFRLLGDGIASGNHKNSVSSFQAFCIATASRVGTGNLAGVATALALGGPGAIFWMWLIALIGSASAFIESTLAQIYKVKGDRSFIGGPAFYMEKGLKKRWLGILFAVIITITFGLVFNSVQANTVTLAFHEVFGTSRVWLGIILTLFTLLVIFGGIHRIAVISGIIVPLMAIAYILLAAFILFTHLGTLPHVIGSIFTNAFGFEQFASGGLGAVIMQGVRRGLFSNEAGMGSAPNAAATATVSHPVKQGLIQALSVFTDTLIICSCTALIILLSDVPLDGSVKGIQLTQMALSHQIGSVGGQFIAICILLFAFSSIVGNYSYCETNLFFISKNKTYLQLYRIIVGGMVMFGSIAALDLVWNIADLFMAIMAITNLIAIVLLGKIALKALQDYNRQRRIRKKNIIFKSSFIPELKDSTSEWE; from the coding sequence ATGGAAAATTTAAACAACTGGATTATAGTAACCAATGATTTTATCTGGACCTATATATTAATAGCCCTGCTCATCTGTATCGGGATCTACTTTACCTTCAAGAGTAGATTCGTACAATTCCGGAATATCCGGGAAATGTTCCGGCTGCTCGGTGACGGAATAGCAAGCGGGAACCACAAGAACTCGGTTTCTTCTTTTCAAGCATTTTGCATTGCAACCGCTTCGCGAGTTGGTACAGGTAACCTAGCGGGTGTGGCTACAGCTCTAGCCTTGGGAGGACCGGGAGCTATATTTTGGATGTGGCTTATAGCGCTTATCGGTTCTGCCTCTGCCTTCATCGAATCCACATTAGCCCAAATATATAAAGTTAAAGGAGACCGCTCGTTCATCGGGGGACCCGCCTTTTACATGGAAAAAGGTTTGAAAAAACGATGGTTAGGTATTCTTTTTGCAGTCATCATTACCATCACCTTCGGACTTGTATTCAACTCGGTACAGGCAAATACCGTTACCTTGGCATTTCATGAAGTCTTCGGTACAAGCCGTGTCTGGCTGGGAATCATTCTAACCCTGTTCACCCTACTGGTCATATTCGGTGGAATTCACCGGATCGCCGTTATATCCGGGATTATCGTCCCCCTCATGGCTATCGCATACATTCTACTTGCCGCTTTCATCCTGTTCACGCATCTCGGAACATTACCTCATGTCATTGGTTCTATTTTTACGAACGCATTCGGATTCGAACAATTCGCAAGCGGGGGTTTAGGAGCCGTCATCATGCAAGGTGTCCGGCGAGGACTTTTCTCAAATGAAGCGGGTATGGGGTCTGCCCCAAATGCTGCCGCAACGGCAACCGTCTCTCACCCGGTGAAACAAGGATTAATCCAAGCACTCAGTGTTTTCACCGACACGCTGATCATTTGTAGCTGCACAGCACTCATTATCCTACTTTCGGACGTTCCGCTAGACGGCTCGGTGAAAGGAATCCAGCTGACACAAATGGCCCTGTCTCACCAGATCGGAAGCGTGGGAGGACAATTTATCGCTATTTGTATACTTCTGTTTGCTTTCAGTTCCATCGTGGGTAACTATTCATACTGTGAAACAAACTTATTTTTCATATCCAAGAATAAAACCTATTTACAACTTTACCGAATTATCGTGGGGGGAATGGTCATGTTCGGATCAATCGCCGCCCTAGATCTCGTGTGGAATATTGCCGATCTATTCATGGCAATCATGGCTATAACCAACTTGATCGCAATCGTATTACTGGGTAAAATCGCCTTGAAAGCATTACAGGACTACAACCGTCAACGCCGTATCAGGAAGAAAAATATCATATTCAAGTCCTCGTTCATCCCGGAATTAAAAGATTCCACGAGTGAATGGGAATAA
- a CDS encoding HD domain-containing protein, translating to MNPLDIIRKYYTLDSLAGQSLLIHSQLVRDKAQSLAIRHPEMDLDIPFIQEAAMLHDIGIFLTKAPDIGCFGEHPYICHGYLGADLLREEGLPRHALVCERHTGAGISLEMIKENHLPLPQRDMLPVTLEEKLIAFADKFYSKTNLTREKKLGKIRAEMAFYGEETAARFEEWCELFL from the coding sequence ATAAACCCATTAGATATTATTCGTAAATATTACACGTTGGATTCCCTCGCCGGGCAATCCCTCCTCATACATAGCCAACTTGTTCGAGATAAAGCACAATCACTGGCTATCCGACATCCCGAAATGGATCTGGACATTCCCTTCATTCAAGAGGCTGCCATGCTCCACGACATCGGGATTTTTCTCACGAAGGCCCCGGACATCGGTTGTTTCGGAGAACATCCCTACATCTGCCACGGTTATCTGGGAGCCGATCTACTCCGCGAGGAAGGCCTTCCCCGCCATGCTCTAGTATGTGAACGACACACGGGAGCCGGCATATCACTTGAAATGATCAAGGAGAATCATTTACCTTTACCCCAACGAGATATGCTCCCCGTTACGCTTGAAGAAAAACTAATCGCTTTTGCCGATAAATTTTATTCGAAAACCAATTTAACCCGGGAAAAGAAACTAGGCAAAATCCGAGCAGAAATGGCCTTTTACGGCGAAGAAACAGCCGCCCGTTTCGAGGAATGGTGTGAACTTTTTCTTTAA
- a CDS encoding phage holin family protein: MENIAEKTFAELKEDISTYVELRLELLKLNTYERVAKTMAVFSYGIVLVLLAFFAILFLFLALGFFLGELLGSMALGFVLVVGMYLLLFGITMFFKRKITSKVMNEIITAMMSKDEKDNEETTDPAGHVDGGTAPGA; encoded by the coding sequence ATGGAGAATATTGCCGAGAAGACGTTCGCTGAGTTGAAAGAGGATATTTCAACTTACGTGGAATTGAGGCTAGAGCTATTAAAATTGAATACATACGAAAGGGTTGCTAAGACAATGGCAGTCTTTTCGTATGGTATTGTTTTGGTTTTATTGGCTTTTTTTGCCATTTTATTTTTGTTCTTGGCGTTAGGTTTTTTCTTGGGAGAATTATTGGGTAGCATGGCTTTGGGATTCGTGTTGGTGGTTGGGATGTACCTGTTGTTGTTCGGTATAACGATGTTTTTCAAGAGAAAGATCACGTCCAAGGTGATGAACGAGATTATAACAGCAATGATGAGTAAGGATGAAAAGGATAATGAGGAGACAACCGACCCCGCTGGACATGTTGATGGCGGAACAGCGCCGGGTGCGTGA
- a CDS encoding YtxH domain-containing protein, with amino-acid sequence MKHETSNLLIGLGIGAVVGVAVGYLMVADNRKKLAEEFDHAVSKVKEEVKEVYSKAKNKAENVKEHVTEDVNHVAEKVAGKTATETK; translated from the coding sequence ATGAAACATGAAACTTCAAATCTACTGATAGGGCTAGGTATTGGCGCTGTTGTAGGAGTTGCTGTCGGTTATTTAATGGTAGCTGATAATCGTAAAAAATTAGCGGAAGAATTCGATCATGCCGTGTCTAAAGTGAAAGAAGAGGTGAAGGAGGTTTATTCAAAAGCAAAAAACAAGGCCGAGAACGTGAAAGAACACGTGACCGAGGATGTCAATCATGTAGCTGAAAAGGTTGCGGGGAAGACTGCTACGGAAACGAAGTAA
- a CDS encoding putative quinol monooxygenase, translating into MIRINVTIEVKSEVRAHVVELLHEMSELSRQETGCIGYEIFENSRLNNVLMIVETWENEALLAIHKESDHFVRIIPQVRELATEMCSQKFTDMLP; encoded by the coding sequence ATGATCAGGATAAATGTTACAATTGAGGTGAAGAGTGAGGTTCGCGCTCATGTCGTGGAACTTTTGCATGAGATGTCTGAATTGTCAAGACAAGAAACGGGGTGTATCGGGTACGAGATATTTGAAAATAGTCGTTTGAATAACGTGTTGATGATCGTGGAGACGTGGGAAAATGAAGCTTTGTTGGCTATTCATAAAGAAAGCGACCATTTCGTGAGGATTATTCCGCAAGTGCGGGAGCTGGCGACGGAAATGTGTAGCCAGAAATTTACGGATATGCTTCCATAA